One region of Wyeomyia smithii strain HCP4-BCI-WySm-NY-G18 chromosome 3, ASM2978416v1, whole genome shotgun sequence genomic DNA includes:
- the LOC129729478 gene encoding tetratricopeptide repeat protein 19 homolog, mitochondrial, protein MLQKLSNYLVSTLSRRSFIAIHHPRICSIHTEQQQRQSKPSGLPSEQHRNNHNRNRSHCNPVPILAASTFLSWFSKKDDEDSPESKLITTIKMSILNIQREEYKKAEQMLHIALKMAQDLQSKDGITYIYDIMANLAMEVGDFAKAEKLFVSVMQRLFADGFLEDHMKMLHISSKIAHLSQLQGHLDKAVQGFEWTLAKLEEKLKLVGEDSEIRELWGITKNWYAQLLMDMKRFAEAKSCFQQAYDAYTEIHGKLTEEGLMILNNLSVACSNLEDYATAEKYLLEAISLAAQIPDLTEAGIYRANLGLLYLQQGMLNQAKEFCSFAWKYGKHHKHEETVIQANYCLEQVRSMQK, encoded by the exons ATGCTGCAAAAGTTGTCCAACTATCTAGTCAGTACCCTCTCGAGACGGAGTTTCATCGCAATCCATCATCCCCGGATATGCAGTATTCACACGGAACAACAACAGCGACAGTCAAAACCCTCCGGTCTACCCTCGGAACAGCACCGAAACAATCACAACAGGAACCGAAGTCATTGTAATCCCGTTCCAATCCTGGCGGCCAGCACATTCCTCTCGTGGTTCAGCAAAAAGGACGATGAAGACTCGCCGGAGAGTAAACTCATCACCACGATTAAAATGTCAATACTGAACATCCAGCGGGAAGAGTATAAGAAAGCCGAACAGATGCTGCACATTGCTCTCAAAATGGCCCAGGACTTGCAGAGCAAGGACGGAATCACCTACATCTACGACATTATGGCCAATCTGGCAATGGAGGTCGGTGATTTCGCTAAAGCGGAAAAACTATTCGTGAGCGTTATGCAGCGGCTATTCGCCGATGGTTTCCTCGAGGATCACATGAAAATGCTGCACATTAGTTCAAAAATAGCGCACCTTTCACAACTGCAAGGTCACTTGGATAAAGCCGTGCAGGGTTTCGAGTGGACACTAGCTAAGCTGGAGGAAAAGCTAAAACTGGTCGGCGAGGACAGTGAAATACGCGAACTATGGGGAATAACTAAAAACTGGTATGCCCAGCTGTTGATGGATATGAAACGGTTTGCCGAGGCAAAAAGTTGCTTCCAGCAGGCATACGATGCCTACACCGAAATACATGGGAAGTTGACCGAGGAAGGGCTGATGATACTCAATAACTTAAGTGTGGCTTGCTCGAAT TTGGAAGATTATGCCACCGCCGAAAAATACCTGCTAGAAGCAATCTCGCTCGCTGCTCAGATACCGGATCTAACTGAGGCTGGAATATATCGTGCCAATCTGGGTCTGCTGTATCTTCAGCAGGGTATGCTGAACCAGGCAAAAGAATTTTGTTCCTTCGCTTGGAAGTACGGCAAACACCACAAGCACGAAGAAACTGTGATACAGGCCAACTACTGTTTAGAACAGGTTAGGTCGATGCAAAAGTAA
- the LOC129728779 gene encoding protein catecholamines up yields MDHAKSRGRKPAADVASVVVKRQGESKSFKVHIALGLLLVMLWLSFPTLCDGHEHFDDHDHHHHHHHDDNPSFKYSRQANEMYQEEHNHHDHHHHHDHKHHNNVHSHEHHAVPDGVKQKNNPPADTFYIWVHSLTSTLLISAAPFFILFAIPLENTEEMQPRLKTLLAFASGGLLGDAFLHLIPHAISPHSHHGDDENGHDHGHSHHHHHHGEGEDSEHGHGHDMRVGLWVLAGIIAFLAVEKGVRLIKKDAASGSHGHSHGGTAPKKAKASPPVSPSKKKGNKNAEASVSKKKEEAEAAKAKGKATKKEPKKNQIQIAGYLNLAADFTHNFTDGLAIGASYLAGNSIGIVTTITILLHEVPHEIGDFAILVKSGCSKKKAMLLQLTTAVGALAGTVLALLGSSSDAAESWVLPFTAGGFIYIATVSVIPELLEGSTKLWQSLKEITALLAGVGMMGTCIKAIEDSFEV; encoded by the exons ATGGATCACGCTAAAAGTCGGGGGCGAAAGCCCGCTGCTGATGTTGCTTCTGTTGTTGTTAAAAGACAAGGAGAATCCAAATCCTTTAAAGTTCACATTGCACTAGGATTGCTACTGGTGATGCTGTGGTTGTCATTTCCTACACTTTGCGATGGCCACGAGCATTTTGATGATCAcgaccatcatcatcaccaccaTCATGATGATAATCCCAGTTTTAAG TATTCCCGACAAGCTAACGAAATGTACCAGGAAGAACATAACCACcatgatcatcatcatcatcatgatCATAAGCACCACAATAACGTTCATAGCCACGAGCATCATGCTGTGCCGGATGGCGTTAAACAAAAGAATAACCCTCCAGCtg ACACTTTCTACATTTGGGTCCACTCCTTGACATCAACTCTGTTGATCAGTGCTGCCCCATTCTTTATATTGTTCGCAATTCCGCTGGAAAATACCGAAGAAATGCAACCCCGACTGAAGACACTGCTAGCTTTCGCCTCCGGTGGACTGTTAGGCGATGCCTTTCTGCATCTGATTCCGCATGCCATTTCACCGCACAGCCATCACGGAGACGACGAAAACGGGCATGACCATGGTCacagtcatcatcatcaccaccaCGGCGAGGGAGAAGATAGCGAACATGGTCACGGTCATGATATGCGTGTAGGTTTATGGGTTCTGGCCGGTATCATTGCTTTTCTGGCCGTCGAGAAGGGGGTGCGTCTGATCAAGAAAGATGCAGCTAGCGGAAGTCATGGTCATAGCCATGGAGGTACAGCTCCGAAGAAGGCGAAGGCTTCTCCTCCAGTTTCCCCTTCGAAAAAGAAAGGTAACAAGAACGCCGAAGCGAGTGTTAGCAAAAAGAAGGAAGAAGCCGAAGCTGCTAAAGCTAAGGGAAAGGCCACCAAAAAAGAGCCCAAgaagaatcaaattcaaatcgCCGGTTATCTGAACCTAGCGGCTGATTTTACCCACAATTTTACGGATGGTCTCGCCATTGGCGCCTCCTATCTGGCCGGTAACAGTATTGGTATTGTGACAACGATCACAATTCTACTGCACGAAGTTCCTCATGAAATCGGAGATTTCGCTATCCTCGTCAAGTCGGGCTGCTCGAAGAAGAAGGCCATGCTGCTGCAGTTAACTACGGCTGTGGGTGCGCTTGCTGGAACCGTGCTAGCGCTACTGGGCAGTAGCAGTGATGCGGCCGAATCTTGGGTGCTTCCCTTCACGGCCGGAGGGTTCATCTACATCGCAACCGTTTCTGTGATTCCCGAGCTGCTCGAGGGTTCCACCAAGCTGTGGCAATCGCTGAAGGAGATCACTGCACTGCTGGCCGGCGTTGGGATGATG